From the genome of Vibrio gangliei, one region includes:
- the aceB gene encoding malate synthase A, whose protein sequence is MMHSTEDRETDMQTRQSRAIEVVGELKNQQQKDILSEQALNFLDALVTKFTAPLNEALQLRRQRQAQFDAGELPGFREDTKAIREDKSWKVAPTPQVLQDRRVEITGPVDRKMVINALNSGAKVFMCCFEDASSPTWDNMLDGQINLSDANAGTISYFDEKKGKQYDLVSSPAQLLARPRGLHLPEKHIQYQGQAIAGCLMDFALYFFHNYQTRAQKGEGVYFYIPKLESMEEAKWWDDVFRFTEEYFNVEIGTIRATVLIETLPAVFQMEEMLYVMRDHIVAMNCGRWDYIFSYIKTLKNHKDRILPDRHSVGMDKPFLNAYSQLLVKTCHARGALAMGGMSAFIPNSDPDVMKQVLAKVEEDKNRESSNGHDGTWVAHPKLVDVAMTIFENKLEGKINQVDFDSSYVGDITAEQLLEPCQGPRNEEGLRKNIRIALYYIESWISGVGCVPIYGLMEDAATAEISRASIWQWIKHGVQLDDGQVVTEDYFRSLLAEELNTIKQEVGEQRYAQGRFEETAKMFDTLSTQDDFAEFLTLPSYPLLR, encoded by the coding sequence ATTATGCACAGCACTGAGGACCGTGAAACAGACATGCAAACCCGACAATCAAGAGCAATTGAAGTCGTCGGTGAGCTAAAAAACCAACAGCAAAAAGACATTTTGTCTGAGCAAGCCCTGAATTTTTTAGACGCTTTAGTCACTAAATTTACTGCGCCACTGAACGAAGCTTTGCAACTACGTCGTCAACGCCAAGCGCAATTTGATGCCGGTGAATTGCCAGGATTCCGTGAAGACACCAAAGCGATTCGTGAAGACAAATCATGGAAAGTCGCGCCAACCCCGCAAGTCTTACAAGACCGCCGCGTAGAAATCACAGGGCCTGTTGATCGTAAAATGGTGATCAACGCGCTGAACTCTGGCGCCAAAGTGTTTATGTGTTGTTTTGAAGATGCGTCTTCTCCAACCTGGGATAACATGCTAGATGGTCAAATCAACCTGAGTGATGCTAACGCGGGCACCATCAGCTACTTCGATGAGAAAAAAGGCAAGCAATACGATTTAGTCTCGAGCCCAGCACAGCTTCTCGCTCGTCCTCGTGGCCTACATCTGCCTGAAAAGCATATCCAATATCAAGGTCAAGCGATTGCAGGCTGTTTAATGGATTTCGCGTTGTACTTCTTCCATAACTACCAAACGCGCGCGCAAAAAGGCGAAGGCGTGTACTTCTACATTCCAAAATTGGAAAGTATGGAAGAAGCCAAGTGGTGGGATGATGTGTTCCGCTTTACCGAAGAATATTTCAACGTTGAGATCGGCACCATTCGTGCCACCGTTCTGATTGAAACTCTACCTGCGGTTTTCCAAATGGAAGAAATGCTGTACGTGATGCGCGATCATATTGTTGCGATGAACTGCGGCCGTTGGGACTACATTTTCAGCTACATCAAAACGTTGAAAAACCATAAAGATCGCATCCTGCCAGACCGTCATAGTGTTGGTATGGATAAACCATTCTTGAATGCCTATAGCCAACTACTGGTGAAAACTTGTCACGCCCGTGGTGCGCTGGCGATGGGCGGTATGTCTGCTTTCATTCCAAACTCTGACCCAGATGTGATGAAGCAAGTACTGGCGAAAGTGGAAGAAGATAAAAACCGCGAATCATCAAATGGCCACGATGGCACTTGGGTTGCCCACCCGAAACTTGTTGATGTCGCGATGACCATTTTTGAAAACAAACTGGAAGGCAAGATTAACCAAGTTGATTTTGACAGCAGCTATGTCGGTGACATTACGGCAGAGCAATTACTCGAGCCGTGCCAAGGCCCACGTAATGAAGAAGGCTTACGTAAAAACATTCGTATCGCGCTTTATTACATTGAATCTTGGATTAGCGGCGTAGGCTGTGTACCGATTTATGGCCTAATGGAAGATGCAGCAACCGCAGAAATTTCTCGCGCAAGCATCTGGCAATGGATCAAACACGGCGTACAACTCGACGATGGCCAAGTGGTAACAGAGGACTATTTCCGTTCGCTGTTGGCAGAAGAACTAAACACAATCAAACAAGAAGTTGGCGAGCAACGTTATGCTCAAGGACGATTTGAAGAAACGGCCAAGATGTTCGATACCTTATCGACCCAAGACGATTTTGCAGAGTTCTTGACACTACCGAGCTATCCGCTTCTTCGTTAA
- a CDS encoding GlcG/HbpS family heme-binding protein, which produces MMSLTLQQALSITQGAFSAAIHLKSAPLTVAVLDSGGKLISLQRQDGSSMMRPDIAIAKAWGALALGCSSRKLAQDAHDRPAFISAINVLAHGNMVPVPGGIIVHNELKQVLGAVGISGDLSDLDEKCALEGILHAKLYSSET; this is translated from the coding sequence ATCATGAGTTTGACACTGCAACAAGCATTAAGTATTACCCAAGGTGCGTTTAGCGCCGCAATACATTTAAAAAGTGCTCCACTCACTGTGGCTGTATTAGACAGTGGTGGCAAACTGATTTCCCTACAACGACAAGACGGTTCGAGTATGATGCGACCCGATATTGCCATTGCCAAAGCATGGGGAGCGCTCGCATTAGGATGCTCATCAAGAAAATTAGCGCAAGATGCTCATGATCGACCAGCCTTTATCTCAGCCATTAATGTACTGGCTCACGGCAATATGGTGCCAGTACCGGGTGGGATCATCGTCCACAATGAATTAAAACAAGTGCTGGGTGCCGTTGGTATTAGTGGTGACTTGTCAGATTTAGACGAAAAGTGTGCGTTAGAAGGCATTTTGCATGCAAAGTTGTATTCATCAGAGACTTAG
- a CDS encoding GntR family transcriptional regulator, whose translation MTKLTKLSNTKIQAKANNQTQDDVVYCHIFDAILEQRLPPSTKLNEESLSEIFGVSRTIIRRALLRLSLEQVVDIKPNRGATVAAPTIDEAIQILKAREIAELAVTELATENCHPQQMQVLRNLVSSENEAIANGDVGKGIRLSGEFHIELAKMAKNAPLLHFLRSLVSQTSLLIAQYEGSNNSNCSQDEHTNLLNAIEAGDKAKAHELMEHHLQHIKANLNLTDDATSSDLHVVFSNIIRSRA comes from the coding sequence ATGACAAAATTAACTAAGTTATCGAATACTAAAATTCAAGCAAAAGCCAACAATCAAACACAAGATGATGTGGTGTATTGCCACATCTTCGATGCCATTCTTGAACAGCGTCTTCCTCCGAGCACCAAGTTAAATGAAGAGTCGCTCAGTGAAATCTTTGGGGTTAGCCGCACCATCATTCGTCGTGCACTGTTGCGTTTATCACTCGAGCAAGTTGTCGATATTAAACCTAACCGTGGAGCAACCGTTGCCGCTCCGACTATCGATGAAGCGATTCAAATATTAAAAGCGCGTGAAATAGCAGAATTAGCGGTTACAGAGTTAGCCACTGAAAACTGTCATCCTCAGCAGATGCAAGTATTACGCAACCTGGTATCCAGTGAAAATGAAGCGATTGCTAATGGTGATGTGGGTAAAGGGATTCGTTTATCCGGTGAGTTCCATATCGAGCTAGCTAAAATGGCAAAGAATGCCCCTCTGCTGCATTTCTTACGTAGCCTGGTTTCGCAAACCTCTTTGCTGATCGCACAATATGAAGGCAGTAATAACAGTAACTGCTCTCAAGACGAACACACCAACCTACTGAATGCGATTGAAGCCGGTGATAAAGCCAAAGCACACGAGCTAATGGAACACCACTTACAGCACATTAAAGCCAACCTGAACCTCACTGATGATGCGACTTCAAGTGATTTGCATGTGGTGTTCTCAAATATCATTCGCTCACGGGCATAA
- a CDS encoding type II toxin-antitoxin system TacA family antitoxin: MDTRIQFRVDEETKRLAQQMAESQGRTLSDACRELTEQLAEQQRKALSHDAWLTEQVNLAFDKFDSGKSIFVEHQTAKSRMEERKARIRNRGKQ; this comes from the coding sequence ATGGACACTAGAATTCAATTTCGTGTTGATGAGGAAACAAAACGCCTAGCTCAACAGATGGCTGAAAGCCAAGGTCGCACACTCAGCGATGCTTGCCGAGAGCTTACTGAGCAACTCGCTGAGCAACAAAGAAAAGCGTTATCTCACGATGCATGGTTAACTGAACAAGTAAACCTAGCATTTGATAAGTTTGACTCAGGAAAATCCATTTTCGTTGAACACCAAACCGCTAAATCTCGAATGGAAGAGCGCAAAGCCAGAATCCGTAATCGAGGTAAGCAGTGA
- a CDS encoding type II toxin-antitoxin system RelE/ParE family toxin: MILWEEESLNDREKIFEFLYDFNPDAAEKTDNLIEAKVENLLEQPLMGVQRDGIRGRLLIIPEISMIISYWVEDDIIRVMRVLHQKQKFPME; the protein is encoded by the coding sequence GTGATTTTATGGGAAGAGGAGTCACTTAATGATCGTGAAAAAATCTTTGAGTTTCTTTATGACTTCAACCCTGATGCGGCAGAAAAAACTGACAATCTCATTGAAGCTAAAGTAGAAAATTTGCTTGAGCAACCACTGATGGGAGTTCAGCGAGATGGCATTCGTGGACGATTACTCATTATTCCTGAGATTTCGATGATCATTTCTTACTGGGTCGAAGACGATATCATCCGAGTTATGCGTGTACTACACCAGAAACAAAAATTTCCTATGGAATAG
- the add gene encoding adenosine deaminase, translated as MTSALEKNTALPKVILHEHIEGSVTPELALILAKKHNVALPDDFLYPKGAYDQEEFPNGRYQYDETDFGAFVTAYDVVADLVRDADDYYLIMKDYLSRNAAQGMIYCEMITSAYHLCCQQDAQGKVTLNAPQYHEFMDGIERAINEVKQEFGTETRLQGCGVRHLSREDMDMSVDFIAQNPRDIITGFNIAGNEKSGEFEDFIYVHELVDNIPLPKSYHAGEIRGPESIRNALKFGAKRIGHGIAAIKDEALIDELIAKQITLEVAPTSNRILVTEFEQKLDKHPLRRLYEKGVRLSINTDDAGLFGTDVEKEYRIASQVFGFSRIELLDVTLCALEAAFVSGDVKQGLIEKTYQAFTEQDWRDLEIHAAGLADGALKSRLQSRLHYK; from the coding sequence ATGACTAGTGCTCTTGAAAAAAATACAGCCCTTCCAAAAGTCATTCTACACGAACATATTGAAGGTTCGGTTACCCCTGAATTGGCTTTGATCCTCGCTAAAAAGCACAATGTGGCTCTGCCGGATGACTTCTTATATCCAAAAGGCGCTTACGATCAAGAAGAGTTTCCTAATGGCCGCTATCAATACGATGAAACCGATTTTGGTGCTTTTGTAACCGCGTATGATGTGGTGGCAGATTTGGTTCGTGATGCCGATGATTATTACCTCATCATGAAAGACTACCTTAGCCGTAATGCCGCGCAGGGCATGATTTATTGTGAAATGATCACCTCGGCCTACCATCTATGCTGCCAGCAAGATGCGCAAGGTAAGGTCACCTTGAATGCACCGCAATATCATGAGTTCATGGATGGGATTGAGCGTGCTATCAACGAAGTTAAGCAAGAGTTCGGCACGGAAACACGCTTGCAAGGGTGTGGTGTGCGTCATTTAAGCCGTGAAGACATGGACATGAGCGTCGATTTCATTGCCCAGAATCCACGTGACATCATTACCGGTTTCAACATCGCCGGTAATGAAAAATCGGGTGAGTTTGAAGATTTTATTTACGTGCATGAGCTAGTCGATAACATTCCTCTGCCTAAGTCTTACCATGCTGGAGAAATACGCGGCCCTGAAAGTATCCGTAATGCGTTGAAATTTGGCGCGAAGCGAATTGGGCATGGCATCGCGGCAATTAAAGACGAAGCATTAATTGATGAACTCATTGCTAAGCAAATCACTTTAGAAGTCGCTCCGACCAGCAACCGTATCTTGGTGACAGAGTTTGAACAAAAACTTGATAAGCACCCATTACGCCGTTTGTATGAAAAAGGGGTTCGCCTGTCGATTAATACCGATGATGCCGGTTTGTTCGGTACAGATGTAGAAAAAGAATACCGCATTGCTTCACAGGTCTTTGGTTTTTCTCGCATTGAGCTGTTAGATGTGACCTTATGCGCACTAGAAGCAGCCTTTGTGTCGGGGGACGTGAAACAAGGTTTAATTGAAAAAACCTACCAAGCGTTTACCGAGCAAGATTGGCGAGATTTGGAAATTCATGCAGCAGGTTTAGCGGATGGCGCTTTAAAGTCACGTCTACAAAGTCGTTTACATTATAAGTAA
- the trhO gene encoding oxygen-dependent tRNA uridine(34) hydroxylase TrhO, producing the protein MSQFVVCALYKFVTLDDHLSLKEPLLALMEERQIRGTLLLAEEGINGTVASTQQGIDALLAWFKQDSRLADTNYKLSYHQEMPFNRSKVKLKKEIVTMGVEGIDPKQVVGTYVKPKDWNNLISDPEVFVVDTRNDYEIELGTFERAVNPKTETFREFPDYVKQNMDPEKHKKVAMFCTGGIRCEKSTAYLKEQGFEEVYHLEGGILKYLEEVPEEESLWKGDCYVFDGRVAVNHSLEKSDYELCNACRLPITEADKATPQFEQGVSCPHCYGHHSEEQIERFREREKQVQLAKQRGETHVGGDAVKLMEAKRQQKLEKKKSQREAGK; encoded by the coding sequence ATGAGTCAGTTTGTTGTATGTGCACTCTATAAATTTGTCACACTTGATGATCATTTATCACTAAAAGAACCTTTGCTAGCCCTGATGGAAGAGCGGCAAATTCGCGGTACTTTGTTATTAGCTGAAGAAGGAATCAATGGCACGGTTGCCTCGACTCAACAAGGCATTGATGCTCTGTTGGCTTGGTTTAAACAAGACTCGCGCTTGGCTGACACAAATTACAAACTCTCTTATCACCAGGAAATGCCATTTAACCGCTCGAAAGTGAAGCTGAAAAAAGAAATTGTCACTATGGGCGTGGAAGGTATCGATCCTAAACAAGTGGTTGGTACTTACGTTAAGCCAAAAGATTGGAATAACTTGATTTCCGATCCTGAAGTGTTTGTGGTAGATACACGCAACGATTACGAAATTGAATTGGGTACATTTGAGCGAGCGGTCAATCCAAAAACTGAGACGTTTCGTGAATTTCCTGATTACGTAAAACAGAATATGGACCCGGAAAAACACAAAAAAGTCGCAATGTTCTGTACTGGTGGGATTCGTTGTGAAAAATCCACTGCTTATTTAAAAGAGCAAGGCTTTGAAGAGGTGTATCACCTTGAAGGCGGGATTTTAAAATATCTTGAAGAAGTGCCGGAGGAAGAAAGCTTGTGGAAGGGCGATTGCTATGTATTTGATGGTCGTGTGGCCGTCAATCACAGTTTAGAGAAAAGTGACTACGAACTCTGTAATGCCTGTCGTTTGCCAATCACAGAAGCCGATAAAGCCACGCCACAATTTGAACAGGGTGTCAGCTGTCCGCATTGTTATGGTCACCACAGTGAAGAGCAAATTGAACGTTTCCGTGAGCGTGAAAAACAAGTGCAGTTAGCCAAACAACGTGGGGAAACTCATGTTGGTGGCGATGCGGTGAAGTTGATGGAAGCCAAGCGTCAACAAAAATTAGAAAAGAAAAAGTCACAGCGAGAAGCTGGCAAATAA
- the astE gene encoding succinylglutamate desuccinylase, which translates to MIQDFLALTLEQQIPEQCEGKSNGFAWKWLAHGALLLEPLEQSANRSQESQDHIAISAGVHGNETAPIELLDSILCDLNSGALTLNVRLLLLLGNPQAMQTGERYQQIDMNRLFSGQHTQYDDCYETQRAAQLESITHAFFATFTTGYKWHLDLHTAIRGSHHERFAVLPFQESAIFSRHLFDWLESADVEAAVLNQAPSGTFSYFSSHHCGANSCTLELGEAKPFGQNDLTQFTHIDLALRNLIEKGVQDSSTATDSHILVYQVTQQLTKLSEDFALNFPDSVKNFTAFEQGEVLATDGDTTYKVEHPKEWVLFPNANVRPGLRAGLMLVRTEVELG; encoded by the coding sequence ATGATTCAAGACTTCCTGGCATTGACATTAGAGCAACAAATCCCTGAGCAGTGTGAAGGTAAAAGTAACGGCTTTGCTTGGAAATGGTTAGCACATGGCGCCTTACTGTTAGAGCCGCTAGAGCAGAGTGCTAACCGTTCACAAGAAAGCCAAGATCATATTGCGATCTCTGCGGGTGTTCATGGCAATGAAACCGCCCCGATTGAGTTACTCGATAGCATATTGTGCGATCTTAATAGCGGAGCATTAACTTTGAATGTGCGCTTATTGCTGCTATTGGGAAATCCACAAGCGATGCAAACCGGTGAGCGTTACCAGCAAATTGATATGAACCGGTTATTCAGCGGCCAGCACACTCAATATGATGATTGCTATGAGACGCAAAGAGCCGCGCAATTAGAGTCAATCACCCACGCGTTTTTTGCTACATTCACAACAGGTTATAAATGGCACTTGGATTTACACACTGCGATTCGTGGCTCCCATCATGAGCGCTTTGCTGTGTTGCCTTTTCAAGAATCGGCCATATTTAGCCGCCATTTATTTGATTGGCTAGAAAGTGCAGACGTAGAAGCCGCGGTATTAAACCAAGCTCCAAGTGGCACATTCTCTTACTTTTCTAGTCATCATTGTGGCGCAAACAGTTGTACGCTAGAGCTAGGTGAAGCAAAACCGTTTGGACAAAATGATTTAACTCAATTTACCCATATTGATCTGGCACTGCGCAACCTGATCGAAAAAGGTGTGCAGGATTCCTCAACCGCCACCGATTCTCATATTTTGGTTTACCAAGTTACGCAACAGTTGACCAAGCTCAGTGAAGATTTTGCACTTAACTTCCCTGATTCGGTGAAAAACTTTACCGCTTTTGAACAAGGTGAAGTGCTCGCGACGGATGGTGACACCACTTATAAAGTCGAACATCCAAAAGAGTGGGTATTATTTCCTAACGCCAACGTCAGGCCCGGTTTAAGAGCAGGGTTGATGCTGGTGAGAACTGAGGTTGAGTTGGGGTAG
- the astB gene encoding N-succinylarginine dihydrolase, whose product MKAYEVNFDGLVGLTHHYAGLSFGNVASTSNQNAVSNPKLAALQGLKKMKALSDMGFKQAVLPPHERPHIPTLRQLGFSGSDEQILAAVASQSPKLLSQVSSASCMWTANAATMSPSADTLDGRAHFTIANLNNKFHRAIEAETTSATFRAIFNNDDFFAHHDALPQQAMMGDEGAANHNRLCADYGSKGVEVFVYGRQALGGQIEPTRYPARQTLEASQAVARLHGLKAEQTVFLQQNPEVIDQGVFHNDVIAVSNGPVLFHHQQAFLNKDAAFDDIRYKLSAVDCDFVPIEVPTEQVSVQDAVDTYLFNSQLLTKPDGKMLLVVPEESRQNENVWRYLNELLASQSPIDEVTVFDLRESMRNGGGPACLRQRVVLTEAELQAVTPNVFMNDQLFATLNAWVERFYRDRLLESDLADPQLLRDNRQALDELTQILGLGSIYPFQKV is encoded by the coding sequence ATGAAAGCCTATGAAGTTAACTTTGATGGCCTAGTTGGCTTAACTCATCATTACGCAGGATTGTCGTTTGGCAATGTGGCATCAACCAGTAATCAGAATGCAGTCTCGAATCCTAAATTAGCTGCATTACAAGGTTTGAAGAAAATGAAAGCCTTGAGTGATATGGGATTCAAGCAGGCGGTATTGCCACCCCATGAAAGGCCGCATATCCCCACTTTGCGTCAACTTGGCTTTAGTGGCAGCGATGAACAAATTTTAGCGGCGGTTGCCAGCCAGTCACCGAAGTTGTTGTCGCAAGTGAGTTCTGCCTCTTGTATGTGGACAGCCAATGCAGCCACTATGTCACCGTCTGCCGATACATTAGATGGGCGCGCACATTTCACAATTGCGAACTTGAACAATAAGTTTCATCGTGCGATTGAAGCGGAAACCACGAGCGCAACATTTCGAGCGATCTTCAATAATGATGACTTTTTTGCGCACCACGATGCGTTGCCACAACAAGCCATGATGGGGGATGAAGGCGCGGCCAATCACAATCGCTTATGTGCCGATTATGGTAGCAAAGGAGTTGAAGTGTTTGTTTATGGTCGTCAAGCATTAGGCGGTCAAATTGAACCAACACGATATCCAGCAAGACAAACGCTTGAAGCCAGTCAGGCCGTCGCAAGGCTACATGGTTTAAAAGCGGAACAAACTGTATTTTTGCAACAAAACCCAGAGGTTATTGACCAGGGTGTGTTTCATAATGATGTCATTGCTGTCAGTAATGGCCCAGTGTTATTCCATCATCAGCAAGCTTTCCTGAATAAAGACGCCGCGTTTGATGACATACGTTATAAATTGTCCGCAGTGGATTGTGATTTTGTACCAATTGAAGTGCCGACTGAGCAAGTCTCGGTGCAAGATGCCGTTGATACCTACTTATTTAACAGCCAACTACTCACAAAGCCTGATGGCAAGATGTTGCTGGTGGTGCCGGAAGAATCTCGTCAAAACGAAAATGTGTGGCGTTACTTGAATGAACTGCTCGCGAGCCAAAGCCCAATTGACGAAGTCACGGTGTTTGATTTACGTGAAAGTATGCGTAATGGCGGCGGACCTGCGTGCTTGCGTCAGCGGGTGGTGTTAACCGAAGCCGAATTACAAGCCGTTACGCCAAATGTATTTATGAATGATCAGCTGTTTGCGACTTTAAATGCTTGGGTGGAGCGCTTTTATCGAGATCGTTTATTGGAAAGTGATTTAGCGGATCCACAATTACTGCGTGATAACCGTCAGGCTCTCGATGAACTGACGCAAATCTTAGGCTTAGGCAGCATTTATCCGTTCCAAAAAGTGTAG
- the astD gene encoding succinylglutamate-semialdehyde dehydrogenase translates to MSHLNLLINGQWREGRGGVLDKTNPAANLPIWQGKQASAEDVNDAVQAARAAFPSWARMPLADRIALLERFVQQLTEKKSQLAAVISQETGKPHWETLTEVGAMIGKVAISLQAYQERTGEKVTEMPDGQAVLRHRPHGVLAVFGPYNFPGHLPNGHIVPALLAGNTVVFKPSELTPWTAEETLKLWQQAGLPEGVINLVQGGRETGEALASHKDIDGLLFTGSANTGYHLHRQLAGQPEKILALEMGGNNALIVEEIVDLDAAVHLTIQSAFISAGQRCTCARRLLVKEGQQGDAFIARLVEVSKAINVGEWNAEPAPFMGSVISLQAAKQLLASQQDLLDKGATCLLEMKQIHSDKALLIPGIVDVTGIDGIADEEHFGPLLTIIRYQTFDQALAIANDTRYGLSLGLISPKRDHYEQLLIESRAGIVNWNKPLTGASSAAPFGGNGASGNHRPSAYYAADYCAWPMASLESETVALPEQLSPGLSF, encoded by the coding sequence ATGTCTCATTTGAATTTATTGATTAACGGACAATGGCGTGAAGGGCGTGGTGGAGTATTAGATAAAACGAACCCCGCGGCCAATCTTCCCATTTGGCAAGGTAAACAAGCTAGTGCGGAAGATGTGAATGACGCCGTTCAAGCCGCACGAGCTGCGTTTCCATCTTGGGCGAGAATGCCGCTCGCCGATCGAATTGCCTTATTAGAGCGATTTGTACAGCAGCTCACAGAAAAGAAAAGCCAGTTGGCGGCAGTGATTTCACAAGAAACAGGAAAGCCTCATTGGGAAACGTTAACCGAAGTGGGGGCCATGATCGGCAAGGTGGCGATTTCACTGCAAGCCTACCAAGAAAGAACCGGTGAAAAAGTAACGGAGATGCCGGATGGGCAAGCGGTGTTGCGTCATCGTCCTCATGGCGTATTAGCGGTATTTGGTCCTTATAATTTTCCTGGTCATTTGCCTAATGGTCATATCGTTCCAGCATTGCTCGCCGGTAATACCGTGGTGTTTAAACCGAGTGAACTCACCCCTTGGACAGCGGAAGAAACATTAAAACTCTGGCAACAAGCTGGGTTGCCAGAGGGTGTGATCAATTTGGTACAAGGCGGAAGAGAAACCGGCGAAGCATTAGCCTCTCACAAAGATATTGATGGGTTGCTTTTTACTGGCAGCGCAAATACCGGTTATCACTTGCATCGACAACTTGCCGGTCAGCCAGAGAAAATTCTCGCATTAGAAATGGGTGGGAATAATGCCTTAATTGTGGAAGAGATTGTTGACCTTGATGCCGCGGTACACCTCACCATTCAGTCTGCCTTTATTTCGGCTGGGCAACGTTGCACCTGCGCACGTCGTTTATTGGTGAAAGAAGGGCAGCAAGGAGATGCGTTCATTGCTCGTTTAGTGGAAGTCAGCAAAGCCATCAACGTTGGTGAATGGAACGCAGAACCGGCACCTTTCATGGGAAGCGTGATTTCATTGCAAGCGGCCAAGCAGTTGTTGGCTTCGCAGCAAGACTTGCTTGACAAAGGTGCGACATGCTTACTGGAAATGAAACAGATTCATTCAGATAAAGCCTTATTAATCCCTGGTATTGTTGACGTAACAGGCATTGATGGTATTGCAGATGAAGAGCATTTCGGCCCGTTATTGACCATTATTCGCTACCAAACTTTTGATCAAGCATTAGCGATAGCCAATGACACTCGATATGGCCTGTCATTAGGTTTGATTTCACCTAAACGTGATCATTATGAACAATTGTTGATTGAATCCAGAGCGGGCATTGTGAATTGGAACAAACCGCTTACTGGTGCATCGAGCGCAGCGCCATTTGGTGGTAATGGTGCTTCAGGAAACCATCGCCCAAGTGCGTATTACGCGGCTGATTATTGCGCATGGCCAATGGCATCATTGGAAAGTGAGACAGTTGCACTGCCGGAACAATTATCACCGGGTTTGTCTTTTTAA
- the astA gene encoding arginine N-succinyltransferase encodes MMIIRPVTMDDRDAIIELAEKTGVGFTSLRPDEKRVQDRLERVLNTWRQKASLEEQGYLFVLEDTETKKVVGLSGIEVAIGLDEPWYNYRVGNIVHASKELSVYRSMPALFLSHDHTGFSELCTLFLDPDYRHSQNGYLLSKARFLFMANFPDRFSDRLIAEMRGFSDENGRSPFWESLGRHFFNMDFAQADHLSGTGKKTFIAELMPKHPMYVEFLTQEAQDVIGKVHPQTEPAAAILNSEGMKYENSVDIFDAGPTLEARVEDIRAVKDSSLWPVSILPDSSASENEQDSDSPVYLLANQDYLNYRSVLAKVAFEQDQIKILPEIAEALGVKEGDVIRAVTLFPEEKA; translated from the coding sequence ATGATGATCATTAGACCGGTCACGATGGATGACCGTGATGCGATTATTGAGCTTGCAGAAAAAACTGGGGTTGGATTTACATCATTAAGACCTGATGAAAAACGGGTACAAGATAGATTAGAGCGTGTTCTCAATACCTGGAGACAGAAAGCCAGCTTGGAAGAACAAGGGTATTTATTTGTTTTAGAAGATACTGAAACTAAAAAAGTGGTCGGGCTTAGCGGCATTGAAGTCGCGATTGGTTTAGACGAACCTTGGTACAACTATCGAGTTGGCAATATTGTTCACGCCTCCAAAGAGTTAAGCGTTTATCGCAGCATGCCGGCGTTGTTTTTAAGTCACGATCACACGGGTTTTAGTGAGTTGTGTACCTTGTTTCTTGACCCTGATTATCGCCACAGCCAAAACGGTTATCTATTGTCTAAAGCGCGATTTTTGTTCATGGCAAATTTTCCTGACCGTTTCTCTGACAGACTGATTGCGGAAATGCGAGGTTTTTCTGATGAAAATGGTCGTTCGCCGTTTTGGGAAAGCTTGGGCCGTCATTTCTTCAATATGGATTTTGCGCAAGCGGATCACCTTTCAGGCACAGGCAAAAAGACTTTCATTGCCGAGCTGATGCCAAAGCACCCCATGTACGTTGAATTTTTAACTCAAGAAGCGCAAGACGTGATTGGCAAAGTGCACCCTCAAACTGAGCCTGCTGCGGCTATTTTAAATAGTGAAGGCATGAAGTATGAAAACAGCGTCGATATTTTTGATGCTGGCCCAACGTTGGAAGCTAGAGTTGAAGATATTCGCGCGGTTAAAGACAGCAGTTTGTGGCCGGTTTCTATCTTGCCTGATTCTAGCGCCTCAGAAAATGAACAAGACTCAGATAGCCCAGTGTATTTACTGGCCAATCAAGACTACCTCAACTACCGTTCAGTGCTGGCTAAAGTGGCGTTTGAACAAGATCAAATCAAAATATTACCTGAGATTGCCGAAGCACTCGGTGTGAAAGAAGGTGATGTTATTCGTGCAGTAACCTTATTTCCGGAGGAGAAAGCATAA